Within Sulfurospirillum arsenophilum NBRC 109478, the genomic segment CGTGGCACGGTTCTCAACTTTGGTGAAGCCAAATTGATCCCAACGTTCCACCCAAGTTTTTTACTGCGAAACCCTAGTGCGAAAAAAGAGGTTTTTGCAGATATGCTAAAAGTAAGGAGCATGTTATGAAATTTTGGTTGCCCCTAGCCCTGAGTTTATTTCTTTTTACGGGCTGTACAACGACAAGCCCAACCCCAGAGCCTTATAAACCAAGTACCTACAATATTTCATCTACCGCTAAAAAAGGCGCTGCCATTAATCAAAAAAGTACTGCGACGTACCCTGGGTCTGAAAAAGTAAAATCAGTTCCAACGCCAAGTACTCCAGCAACAACAGAGACGCTTCCATCGTCTGCACCTGTGATTATTGACAATACCATCAGCTCAAACACACTGACGATGGCAACACCGACACCTAGCACAACGGTTGAAAAAAGTGCCGATCTACCGCTTGAACCTAAAGTTGCCTCACCGATGCCAAAACCACTCAATGATGATAGTACGATGATTAAAATCGCTGTCTTAGTCCCTCAAAAAACCATCAAAAAATATGCAATAACTTCTGTTAACTCCGTTATTTCATATCTTTTGTATAAAAACTATTACTTTGATCTTAACGTCTTTAACTCAGGTGATGAGAGAGAAGAGTCGATTGCCAAAGCGCTTGCTGATATTCAAGCGGGTGGGTATAATTACATCATAGCACCAGTGACTGCTGATGGTGCCAATATTATTGCAAATCGTGTCACAGACACTCTTGTTTTTATCCCAACACTGCATCGCGCTAATGTACGAAATGCAGGTTCCAACATTGTCTTTGGTGGTATCGACTATGACCAACAAATCGCTCTTTTGGCAACAAAAGCCAATGAACGTGTGGGAACATTTGAAGACGGTAGTAGCCTAGGCTATCAACTCAATGGCTATGTTAAGAAAAACAATAACCGCGTCTTTTATGAAAAACGCGTTGATAGCCCCAAAGCAAACTTCAAACAGATGTTTAAAGGTAACAGCTCGCTCAATAACGCTTCTCTTTATCTAAATACTCAGCTTGTAACATCAAGCCTTATTGCATCGCAACTTCGTGCCAATGACATTCGTCCATACACCCTACTTTCAACACAAGTCAACTACAATCCATTGCTTTTAACACTGACACAGTATGAAGATCGCGACCATATGTACATCGCAAACTCCATCCAAAAAGCACCCCCAGCACTGGAAGAGATCAACACGATGTTTGGACATGACATTGTCTATGACTGGGTGAATTACTCTACGTCTATTGGAGCGGATTATTTGTGTCAACAGTTCTTTGATGGAAAGATCGCACGGACATTTAAAGAAAACATCTCTAGCAACCAAGTGATCTATAACACTTCGTTATACCAACCTGGTCGCAGTGAGTTTATTCGCGGAAATTAAATTCTGCCTCATAAGAGGCAAGCTTTAGTGCCCAAGTGGCTAACGTAGCCTTCTGAGCTTTGCTTAGAAGAGCTTTTTTAAATGAAAAAGCCTCTGAAAAAGGCTTTGGTTTCTTCATCTATTTTGCATGGCTTTCCCTCTTTAACATACGCAAGAGTGGAAGTCATCGCAAAGAGTTTTTCTTTATCTCTCCAAACTTCTTGTTTTAAAATAAGCGAAGCATTTTTAAGTTCTATCATCTCGCTTTTGACCTCTATAAGATCACCTAATTTTGCAGACTTTATAAAGTCTGCTTCAAGGTGACACACTACAAAATGACCACCATTGACAGCAGGGCTTCTACCATGCTCATAAAAAAGATCGCTTCTTGCTCTCTCACAAAACTTAAGGTAATTTGCATGGTAAACCACACCACCCGCATCGGTATCATCATAGTAAATGCGTGTTTTCATCTCGAAAGCCCCTATACTAATTATTTAGGCAATTATTATATTCAAACTTGACTATAAACTTACCCATTTATTCAACTTCTTCTTTTGAATATTTTTGGTAAAGGAATGCGAGTACGGCCTCTTTACAACGGATGTATTCGGGATTATCTTGCAAAGCCAAACGGTTGCGAGGCTTGGGTAAATTAACCTCTACGATTTCACCTATCGTTGCGGCAGGTCCATTGGTCATCATAATAATGCGATCACTGAGCAAAACAGCTTCATCCACATCATGAGTAATGATAATAACAGTATTTTCAAGACTTTGCTGAATACGCCCTAAATGCTCTTGTAAATTAGCTCTGGTGAGTGAATCAAGAGCGCCAAAAGGTTCATCCATCAGCAATACCTTCGGTCTAATCGAAAGCGCCCTAGCGATACCAACACGCTGTTTCATACCCCCGCTAATTTCTCCGGGATATTTTTGCGCCGCATGGGTCAGATTGACATACTCTAAAAAGGTATTGACACGCTCTTCTCGCTCTTTTTTAGTCAAATCAGGCATTACTTTTTTAACCGCCATTTCAACATTTTGAAACACTGTGAGCCACGGTAATAACGAATGGTTTTGAAAGACAACACCACGATCAGGCCCAGGTCCTGTAATCTCTTTTTTATCCAGAATCATATTACCACTGCTTTGATCTTGTAGCCCCGCAACAATATTTAAAATCGTTGATTTTCCACAACCAGAATGCCCAATGATGGCTACAACTTCGTTTTTGTAAATATCAAGATTGATCTCTTTAAGTGCAACATACTCTCCGCCATTGGGCAATTTAAAGACCTTGTTAATGCCCTCTAGTTGCAAATAAGGCTTTTTCATCTCTTCTATCGTTTCCATTATTTACTCCTTTTATGCACCGTATGTTCTATAATCAAACCGATTTGCAAGCCATCCCATCATAAGATCGAGCACAAATCCCACAATACCAACAATCAAAATACCCACAACAATGCTTGTATAGTTAAGATTGTTATACTCATCCCAAATCCAAAAACCGATACCAATACCACCTGTTAACATCTCAGCTGCCACGATAACCAACCATCCAATACCAAGAGAAAGGCGCATACCTGTAAAAATATAAGGAATTGCAACGGGTAAAATAATCTTAAAAACCTTCTCTAAAGGGTTAAAACTAAGAACCTTTGCCACATTGAGATAATCTTCATTGACACTTTTAACACCTAATGCTGTGTTAGCAATGATAGGCCAAATTGAGGTAATGAAGAGCACAAGAACAGCAGTTGCATTGATCTCTTTAAAAACCAAAAGGGCTAGTGGTAACCATGCTAAAGGCGAAACGGGTTTAAAAATTTGAATAAATGGATTAAGCATCCAATAGACATATTTACTCATACCAACCATTATTCCAACAGGTACACCGACGATAACCGCTAAAGAAAATCCTGCAAACACACGAAACAAAGAGTTTTGGAGCTGCCAAAAAATACCTTTGTCATTCTCACTGTTGATGTAAAAAGGGTCAGACAGCTTCTCAACAAAGTTCGCAAATGTTCCAGAGGGTGTTGGAAAACTTGGCACACTCTTACACAACAAACTCCACACTAACAGCAAAATGCCTAAAAAGACCAAAGGTAAAAAGAGCTTCAAAAAAAGCTCTTCTCCTTTTCGTTTTGAAAGTTTTTTCATGCTAACTCCTTATTTGGCACAGCCTGGCTTGCCAGAGGTACATAAGTAACCCGGTTGCGCAGTCGTCACACTCCATGCATTGACTTTGGCTAACTCTTCTTTGCTGACCTTAGTATGTTTGACATCAAATCCATAGATATACTCTATGACTTTATTGGGGTCAAATACTTTGCCATCAATAAATTTATTGTATTGATCAATACCCTCAATTTTATAAGCACTTGGTGGCAGTTTATAGTTAAGTTCTTTGGCTGCTTTTTCAAAAAGATCGCTTCGGTAAACTCTCTCAGAAACCTCTTTGATATTGATAGGTTTATCGATCTGTCCCCAACGGTACATCTGCGTTATAAACCACATACCATGACTTCTAAAAGGGTAGCTAGCATAGTTGTTGGAGAAAACATTAAACATCGGGTTCTCTTCAGACTTATAGTCTTTTAGGTACTGAAACGTTCCTGTCATAGACTTTTCAAGAACATCATAGGGAGCATTGACATACTCTTTTTTAGAGAGAATTTTTGCCGCCTCTTGTCTGTTTTCCCATGACTCATCCAACCAACGGGATGCTTCAATCACCGCTTTAATCATCGCTTGGGTTGTCTCAGGGTACTTTGCAGTGAATGCTTCGGTGGTTTGGAGTACTTTTTCAGGCTTATTGTTCCAAATGTCATAGTTGGTAATCAACGCACTGCCCATCTTCTCCATAACCGCACGCTCATTCCAAGGCTCACCTACAACATAACCATCGATGTTTCCTGCTTGCATATTGGCAACCATTTGTGGTGGTGGGAAGACTTTGAGTGTCACATCGGTATCGGGATCAATGCCACTGGATGCCATCCAGTAGCGAATCTCATAGTTGTGGGTGGAAACGGGATAGACGATGCCAAATTCAAAAGGTTTAAACCCTGCACCCTCTTTTGCTTTTTTCTTCTCAATCACTTTTTTAAGCGAACTGGCATCAACGGGGCGTTTTTTAGGGTCTAACCCCTCTTGCTCCATCAACGCAACCATTTTATTGCTGATGGTAATCGCATTGCCGTTAAAGTCCAAAGACATTAAGGCAACCATCGGTGTTTCGCCATTGATCCCTATGGTTGAAGCCAAAGGCATGCCCGCAAGTGCATGAACAGCATCATACTCTCCACTGATGCTCTTTTGCTGAATGCCAGCCCAACCACCACCCTCTTTGAGGACTTGGACTTTTAAGCCATGCTTTTCAAAAAAGCCCTTCTCTTTTGCAATGACGATGGGAGCACAGTCCGTTAAGGCAATAAAGCCTATTTTGAGATCGGTCTTTTCTGGTGCAGCGAGTGCCAAACTGTAACCTAAACACGTCATGAGTGTTATTTTTGTGACATTAAACCCCTGTTTCATCTGCTATCTCCTTTTTTAATCAACGCTTGCCAGCAGTATAGTATAAAAAATATTTTGAAAATTAAGTTTTATTGATTAATTTTTAATCATATAAGCTGAATTATTATTGAATTCGTGATTGTATAATTTCACAGCACAAGTAAGGAATGGCTATGAAAATTAAATCAGTATGTGGGTATTGTGGGGTTGGTTGCGGAATAGAATTTGACGAAACACGGCTCATTGGCGATGTGGGGTATCCTATTAATGAGGGAGCTTTGTGCGCTAAAGGCGTTTCTGAATTGCAATCCATCCAAACCTCATCTAGGCTTTTAAGACCTTACGTGCGCACGACCATAAATGATGATTTCAAAGAGATTGATTGGGAGATAGCTTTAGGAATTCTTGCCAATAAAATTAAAAACACTGCCCCCAATAAATTGGCGTTTTATCTCTCAGGTCAACTAATGAGCGAAGACTACTATGTTGCCAATAAACTGGCAAAAGGATTTTTAGGCTGCTCTAACGTCGATACCAACTCACGAACCTGTATGGCAAGTGCGGTGGTTGGGCATAAAAAGGCGTATGGGGTTGATTATGTACCGGTCACCAGTGATGATGTGGAAGATGCCAATCTGCTGATGCTTATCGGTGCAAATCCAGCCGAAGCGCATGTCGTTTTTTTCAATAAAGTCAAAAAACTTCTAAAAAATGGACTCAAACTTGTTGTGATTGATCCAAGAAAAACGATGACAGCAGAACATGCGACCTTGTTTCTTCAGATCAAGCCAGGCACAGACATCGATCTTCTTAATGCCATTGCAAAACGCCTTATCAGCGATGATATGATGATTGACCATCTCTTTTTACAAGCCCATGTGGAGGGTTTTAAAACGCTCAAAGCGCACCTTGCCAAGATGGCGAGTACAAAACTGCTTAAGCGATGTGGCGTGAGTAAAGAAGAGTTTGAGACACTCATGGCACTCATCTATGAAAATCCCAACTTCATCACCGCATGGACAATGGGCATCAACCAAAGCATCCAAGGGGTTGATAAAAACCTTGCCATTCACAACCTGCACCTCATTACGGGAAAAATCAATAAAAAAGGGTGTGGTCCATTCTCCTTAACAGGACAACCCAATGCCATGGGTGGGCGAGAAGTGGGAGGTCTTTCAACGATGCTTGCCGTACATCTGGGGTTTGATGAAGCATCCATCGCCAGCGTGCAAGACTTTTGGGGTGCACCTTTGATGGCAACAACCGAGGGGTTAACCGCTATGGAGATCTTTGAACAAGCAGAACGTGGTGAAATTGAAACCCTCATTATTTGCCATACCGATCCTATCTATCATCTTCCAAATCGTCACCGTATTGAAAAAGCCATTCAAAAAATCCCTTTTGTTGTGGAGATCAATGCGTACCGCGATAGTGAAACCAGTAGCTATGCCCACTTACGCCTTCCTGCCTCACCGTGGGGAGAGAAAGAGGGAACCCAAACCAATATGGAACGCCTCATCACCAAACAAGAGGTGCTAACCAGACGCTCTATTGATGCATTGCCTGATTGGCAAATCTTTACAAAATTAGCGCAACGCTTAGGCTTTAAAGAGGCTTTTGCGTATGAAAGTGCCAAAGATGTTTTTAATGAGTACAAAGCAATGACAAAACTCTCCTATAAAAAACACTTGAATATCTACGAATGTGACTACGATAGCCTTCGTGAAAAGCCGTTTCGTTGGGGAGAAAAACTGTTTGAAACCAATACGTTTTTAACACCCAATCAAAAAGCACATCTGTTTTGTGTTGAAAATCAAAAACTCAGTGAAGCGCCAACCAAAGCGTTTCCATTTGTCTTACTCACCGGTCGCACCAGAGATCAATGGCACAGTGGAACCAAAACTGGCTTTGTGCCCTCGTTACTCAAACATAAACCGTTGGAATTTGTTGAAATCAGCGAAGAAGACGCAAAGGCGTATCGCATAAAGAGCGATGATCTCATCGAAATTGCATCCTTACGGGGAAAAATTGTCGCAAAAGCCATTGTCACTTCACATATAGCGCAAGGCTGCGTGTTTCTGCCCGTCACACACCGTGGCATCAACTACCTCACCAACGATCTTTATGACCCGCTCTCCAAAGAGCCTGATTACAACCATGCATGCGTCAAAATCACACGCATAGCCCTTCGATCTTAACCAAAGGAAATCTCATGTCAAAATTAGAAGAAATCTCCGCAAAAGTCAACCAAGTTGCCAATAAAATTGAAGAGCTAAAACAGACCAAAACACCGCTTGAAGTCTTTGCCTGCATCAAACAGTATGCTAAAGAGGGGTATGAAGCGATACCAGCAGATGAAAAAAGCTATTTTCTTAAATGCTTTGGTATTTTTGATCGAGAAAGCACCCCGGGTCAATTTATGATGCGGATTCGCACCAGTGGCGGTTGTTTGAGTTTAGAGCAAGCGCAAACCCTAGGAGAACTTGCCAAATCGTATGGCAATGACTATATGGATCTCACAACACGCGCTGCTATAGAGCTTCGTTACCTTGAGATTGAAAACATTCCCGATCTTCTTGCCCGATTAGAGCATGTTGGTCTGACCTCATTTCAAACGGGCGTCGATAATATCCGCAGTATCATTATGGATCCATTGGATGGAATCAGTGAAGATTCTCTGCTTACATGTAAACCGATTGTCAAAGAGATGGAAGCTGTTTTTCTTAAAAATGAAGAATGGATTGCCTCCTTGCCACGAAAGTTCAATACCGCCATCACAGGAGCACTTCAAAATCGTTGCAATGTGTACGGACAAGACTGCGGATTTGTCTTAGCTAAAAAAGAGGGAATGCTTGGCTTTTCTCCTTTCTTGGGCGGTCGCGTGGGGCATCATTCTTTGCCCAGTAACCTCTTTTTAACACCCAACCAAGTAGCACCTTTTTACGAAGCGCTCTTAAAGCTCTTTCAAACCTACGGCTTTAGACACAACCGCAACAAAAACCGCTTTCGTTTTTTACTCGATGAAGTAGGAATGGATGAGATCATCCGAGAAGTCCAAGACCAACAAGGATTAACCTACCCTACCGATCCAGAAATTTTAACCAAAGAAGAAGGAAAAATTGAGTTTATCACAACATACAAAGATCAAAAACATCTGCATTGCCCTGTTCCTTGCGGTGTTTTTAGTGGAAGTGCTCTGCTCAAAGCCGTCCAATTTGCACAGATGCAAGAGGCACGTGAAATTCGTTTAAGTGTAGAGCAAAATTTTATTGTTGTGGGGGCTCAAAATCTTCTCTTGGATGACGCCTTTGTAAAAGAGTATGCCACCTTTGATAACAGTTACTTCCGTAACATTGTTGCATGTGCTGGGAAGAAACATTGTCCTTTTGGCATTATCGAAGCAAAAGAAGAAGGATTGAAAGTAGCACAAGCATTGCTTGAAAAATTTCCTAACCATAAAGAGCAACTCAAATTTTACTGGTCATGCTGTCCAAAAGGGTGTGGAATCCATGAAAACGGCGATTTTGGTTTTGTGGGTTCAAAAGCTAAAATTGATGATGAAGTGGTCGAAGTTGTTTCCATTTACAGAAAAGGGGAACTTGTTAAGACCAAAGTTCCGCTGCATCAGATTGCCCAAGAGATCATCGCTATGCTAGAAGCAGAATAAAACGCCATGCTCTTTCATAAGCCCTATGAGCTCTTCATAGGGCTTCTCATGTTATGTAGTTAATACGTTGCACCAATAGCTAAAGAGAGTGCCGAATACTCATGATTGGAGGTGTCGTTGCTTTTATCCTGCTTGTGTTAGAGTTTTGACAAAACTTTATTTATACGAACAAAGGATAAACCATGTACACGCTTCTGCGACTTCTTTTTGTAGCATTTATGAGCATGACGATGCTTCACGCCAGCTTTTTAGAAGAAGAGAGTGCGAGAGCCATTAAAGAGAAAAAGCTCATTCTTGTCAACGTTGTAACGGAAAATTGCCCTTACTGTAAGCAAATGCAAAAAGAGATATTTAACAACGCAACGTATCGAAAGCAAATAGACCAAAAATTTGTTTTCGTCTCAATCGATCTTTATGATCCTGCCTTGCCAGCAGATTTGCGTACCAAATATACCCCAGCGAACGCCATTCTCTCACCAACGCGCCATAGCATCATCGAAGGGTACACAGGCTACATGGACCCTGCCTCTTTTATGAGTGTTTTGGAAAATGCATACAAAGCAGAGTTTAAATAAAGAGGCATTCAAAGGTGAAATTAAGTATAATAGACAACTCAAAAATTAACACCCTAAAAGGCAATCCTTGAAAAAAATATTTCTCATTCAAGAAGAAAACAAAAACAGTGACCGACTTGTAGAGTCCATCAAACATGAAATCCGAAAATACCTCAAACGTGAACGTGCTAAAAAAACACCTGAAGGCTTTCACTACTGGGACTTTGACTGCAAATTCGGACAAACCAGCGAAACAGCACACGTCATCCACCACGCTGACTTCACAGCAGAAATCGACAAAGCGCACGCTGAAAAATGGAGCGAGTGTTATGTTGAGATCATCGCAAAGCCCGCTAAAAAACCTGTTGCTTCTGCTAAAGTAGAAGAGACAAAATAAGCTTTACATGTAAAGCTTCAACCACTTAAAATTGGGGCTTTGCAATGTTCATACAAAGAGTTAAAATGAAGAGCAAAAACTACTCCTACATCTTAGTATCGTTACAATTCATCTTCATCGCAATCTTACTTGTAGAACATGGCTTGCACATACCAACAACCATCTTTGCTTTACTCATCTTCATTCTAGGCTGTGGCTTTGGACTCTATACGGTGAAACACAATCCACTTGGCAACTTTAACATCACGCCCGAAATCAAAGAAAATGCCTCACTCATCACCACTGGAGCGTACCGATACATCAGGCATCCTATGTATTTTTCAGTGCTTGTGATGATGCTTGGGATTGTGTTGTCTAAGCCTACAATTCTCAGTCTTTTTATCTACGTGCTTTTAGTTGTAACACTGTTTTTGAAAGCTCAAAAAGAAGAGATGCTGTGGATGGTGCAGTCTAACGAGTACAAAAGCTATATGCAACAAACGAAAAGAATTATTCCGTTTGTTTTGTAAAGTAGCCTGTCCCCTTACTTTTCATAAAGGAACATTGCATTCATGCTAACACAACCAAACTTAAAAGAAAAGCTTTACGTAGCTTCAGGACAAATATGCCACAAAACCTTTTCTATCGTGGTTATTTATGACACTATTTTAGTGTTGTATGTGAGGGAGAATGACTTTACATGTAAAGCCATTTTTGAGCAGTTTGGCAAATGTGTTTGAAAGGGATTTTAAGAGATAAAAGGTTAATCCTAACCCTTTATCTCTTAGTAAAAGCCTCGTCCACTTTTTTCATTACATATGTTTCATAAAAAGTGTAATTAATGTTAATATTCCTATTAATATTGCAAACAACAATGGTACATGTTTTTCTGTTGCAGTAAATGATTTATATTTTTTAGGACGCAATCCTTTTCCTAAAGACACCCATTCAGCTAAATATATTTGTGATGAAAGCTCTTTTTCTAACCGAAGAATTACATCAAATTTTGCTTTGTTTAGTTTTCCATAATTATCAATAAGATTTCCCCATGAATTACATAAAAGCAACCCAACTAGTGAGAAACCATATAATAACCAACTTGCATTAGAGAGAGTATCTGTTTTTACCAAGAGTCCAGCAATCGCAAGTAAACTACCAATTACAGTAATAAAAAACGCACTTGTTTTTTGTCTTCTTTCAATTAATTTGTCTGATGAATCTATCATTAACTTGTATAAATCAAAATTTTGGTCACTGTTATTAACAAAACACTTTTCAAATTCTTCTTTTAAATCATATAATGACTTTAATTTTAAAATTGAAGCTGGGTCAGTTTGATTATTATCAAAATTAATTATTTCTTTATTTGACTCACGTGCTTTTTCAATTTCCCATTTAGCATTCTTTGATTCATTGCATGCTTGAGGATTGAAAACAAGCACAGCTTCTGCTTCAGCAATTGCATTAATAGCTTTTTCTTTCCATTCTTCATTATACGAACTATCTAAAAAAATTAACGATAACTCTATAGATAGTTCTTTTGCAAGATTTTTTAGTTTTCTTTTTGCAAGGTCTCTCTCTTGAAACCTATGAATTACAAATAATTTCATTTAAACCTTTCTTATCGTGCACCATTTATAAGTTTTTTCAAGTTTTCCCAAGTCCAAGTATAAATACTATCCGTTGAACTTGCTGATGTAGGTTTTGTACATGTCCTATCAGAATATGCAGCTAATAAAAAGTAAGGTTTTCCTTTCTCTTTTGCAATTAATAATTCTGCTGCAACGCCTGATGCTGTATGTGTTGTTGTACCACAAAGAATTATAACAACATCAATATTGTTCATACGAAGTTTTACTTTTTCTTTCCAATCACCAGTTAAATGTTCTTTTACTGAATTATCTTTAAAATCAAATGGACTATCAGGTAATTTTGCTTGACCAGCAAGCATGTGTTTTGTTCCTTCGTCATGATCAACATCAAAACTAATAAATACTCTTTTTTTGATTACCATGCTAATACCCCTTTTATGATTTAATATTATATAAAATATAAACTTCAAATTGAACGCAATATATCAATACTAATTGTGAACTACCCATAAAAAAAAATTATATATAACTCTTATGGATACGAAACCAAAACCTTCTCTATCGCCTCTTTAAGCTCTGCATTGAGGTTATCCATCTTATTGACCATCCATAAAAGATAGTTTCTATCTATCTCTAAAACTTCCTCGGGTGTTTTGCCAGCATATTTGCCAAAGCCGATGGTTAGAGTGACGTTCTCTTTGGTGGCTTCGAGGGCGTGGAGTATGGAAGCTTTGACATCAGCGTCTAGTCCGTTGGCATTTTGCATGTAGTGAAGGTCTTGGCGATCCGTGCGTGCGACATCGGCGAATTTTTTACCTTTGTTTTTACCGTAAGGAATGTGGCTTAGCACTATAGGCTCGGAACAGAGGAGTATCATCTTTGGCATAGAGTGTTCTTCGCAAAGTCGTTCAAAGAGGTGTTTTAGAACGATAACATCGCCAAGTGCGTCATGCGCGTTGATGGTGATGCCAAGCTTTTTGGCAAGAGCCTCTTCTTCACGGTAGAGTCCCCATTGATAGCGTTTGTACTGCAAGCTAAAGGATGAGCCATCGAGCGGATAGTAAGCACGTAAAATGCGAAAGGTGTCGATGAGATTCATCTGAGAGGTAAAGCCCTCTTTTGAGAGCATTCCAAGATCAAACGCGGCATTTTGAATGACAATGATGTTGCTCGGTATGTTGAGTTCACACAGTCTTTTATAGGCTTTTGTCTGCACACATGAGGGCTCACCCTCAAGCATTTCAGGGGTAATGTGGTGAATCGCCATTGCCTCGAATGCGATAGGAAGTGGTGGCATACAAAGGTCGTTATGAATCTCCTCAATCTCAAACTCTTCGTTTAAAACTAAGTAACTCAGCTGACAGATGCGGTCTTTTTCCATCATACCTGTGGTTTCGGTATCTAAAACAATAATTTTCATGGCGCGCCTTCATGCGTGATTATCGTCTCATTGTACGTCAATCTTGCTTTCAAATGTTTTACATGTAAAGATAATTCATACTCGGTTCATCTTTGTTTTCTAAAATTGTCATTAAATTATTACACGACAAGGAATTTTCTTGATTGGACTTTTTTTCAAAGCGCTGAATCGCAATCGCTTTAAAACATTTCTTATTTACACGAGCATCACCGTTGCAATCACGGCTATCTTTATGATAACGTCGATTTCACGGGGTATCATCGGGATGTACTCCACGATGCTCAAAACCGAAGGCGACATCATCGTCACGCAAGCCAAAATCGCCGATACCTTTTTCAGCGATGTGAACGTTTCACTTGCAGATAAAATTCAAAACATCGCTGGCGTTAAAGAGGTGTACGCACTCATTTTAGGGGCTAGTCCTATTAACGATCTACCCATCGCTGCGATTTATGGCGTGAGTGAAAATCGTTTTAAAACCTATGCGCTCACCGAAGGTGCTTACCCAAAAAAAGGCGAAGTCATCCTGGGTAAAAACATCAACGCAAGACTTCATGCACCTAAATTTGTCTCTATCTCGAACAAAACGTTCAGCGTTTCAGGCATCTTTGAAAATGGTGTCGGTTTTGAAGACGGTGGTGCTGTGCTTAACCGCGAGGATGCTAGTGCTATTTTCAATAAAGAAGCGTCCATTTTGCTTGTAAGCATGGAGCGGGGATATGAAGCAAATGCACTTATTGAAAACATCAATGCGCAAAGTTCAGACATCGAGGCTAAAACCACGCATGAGTTTGTAGACAATTACAATCAATTCAAGATCATTGAAACCTCCTCCAACGTCATCAGCGCGGTGGCTTTTTTGATGGGATTGCTGGGAATTACGAGTCTTATAAGCATTACGATTAACGAGCGAAGAAGCGAGTTTGGCATACTTCGTGCCATTGGAAAGTCGTCTAATTTCATCATAACGATGGTCGTTGGTGAAACGTTTGTCATCACC encodes:
- a CDS encoding DUF6172 family protein, whose protein sequence is MKKIFLIQEENKNSDRLVESIKHEIRKYLKRERAKKTPEGFHYWDFDCKFGQTSETAHVIHHADFTAEIDKAHAEKWSECYVEIIAKPAKKPVASAKVEETK
- a CDS encoding CmpA/NrtA family ABC transporter substrate-binding protein, with protein sequence MKQGFNVTKITLMTCLGYSLALAAPEKTDLKIGFIALTDCAPIVIAKEKGFFEKHGLKVQVLKEGGGWAGIQQKSISGEYDAVHALAGMPLASTIGINGETPMVALMSLDFNGNAITISNKMVALMEQEGLDPKKRPVDASSLKKVIEKKKAKEGAGFKPFEFGIVYPVSTHNYEIRYWMASSGIDPDTDVTLKVFPPPQMVANMQAGNIDGYVVGEPWNERAVMEKMGSALITNYDIWNNKPEKVLQTTEAFTAKYPETTQAMIKAVIEASRWLDESWENRQEAAKILSKKEYVNAPYDVLEKSMTGTFQYLKDYKSEENPMFNVFSNNYASYPFRSHGMWFITQMYRWGQIDKPINIKEVSERVYRSDLFEKAAKELNYKLPPSAYKIEGIDQYNKFIDGKVFDPNKVIEYIYGFDVKHTKVSKEELAKVNAWSVTTAQPGYLCTSGKPGCAK
- a CDS encoding YbgC/FadM family acyl-CoA thioesterase gives rise to the protein MKTRIYYDDTDAGGVVYHANYLKFCERARSDLFYEHGRSPAVNGGHFVVCHLEADFIKSAKLGDLIEVKSEMIELKNASLILKQEVWRDKEKLFAMTSTLAYVKEGKPCKIDEETKAFFRGFFI
- a CDS encoding molybdopterin oxidoreductase family protein, giving the protein MKIKSVCGYCGVGCGIEFDETRLIGDVGYPINEGALCAKGVSELQSIQTSSRLLRPYVRTTINDDFKEIDWEIALGILANKIKNTAPNKLAFYLSGQLMSEDYYVANKLAKGFLGCSNVDTNSRTCMASAVVGHKKAYGVDYVPVTSDDVEDANLLMLIGANPAEAHVVFFNKVKKLLKNGLKLVVIDPRKTMTAEHATLFLQIKPGTDIDLLNAIAKRLISDDMMIDHLFLQAHVEGFKTLKAHLAKMASTKLLKRCGVSKEEFETLMALIYENPNFITAWTMGINQSIQGVDKNLAIHNLHLITGKINKKGCGPFSLTGQPNAMGGREVGGLSTMLAVHLGFDEASIASVQDFWGAPLMATTEGLTAMEIFEQAERGEIETLIICHTDPIYHLPNRHRIEKAIQKIPFVVEINAYRDSETSSYAHLRLPASPWGEKEGTQTNMERLITKQEVLTRRSIDALPDWQIFTKLAQRLGFKEAFAYESAKDVFNEYKAMTKLSYKKHLNIYECDYDSLREKPFRWGEKLFETNTFLTPNQKAHLFCVENQKLSEAPTKAFPFVLLTGRTRDQWHSGTKTGFVPSLLKHKPLEFVEISEEDAKAYRIKSDDLIEIASLRGKIVAKAIVTSHIAQGCVFLPVTHRGINYLTNDLYDPLSKEPDYNHACVKITRIALRS
- a CDS encoding thioredoxin family protein — its product is MYTLLRLLFVAFMSMTMLHASFLEEESARAIKEKKLILVNVVTENCPYCKQMQKEIFNNATYRKQIDQKFVFVSIDLYDPALPADLRTKYTPANAILSPTRHSIIEGYTGYMDPASFMSVLENAYKAEFK
- a CDS encoding ABC transporter ATP-binding protein, with translation METIEEMKKPYLQLEGINKVFKLPNGGEYVALKEINLDIYKNEVVAIIGHSGCGKSTILNIVAGLQDQSSGNMILDKKEITGPGPDRGVVFQNHSLLPWLTVFQNVEMAVKKVMPDLTKKEREERVNTFLEYVNLTHAAQKYPGEISGGMKQRVGIARALSIRPKVLLMDEPFGALDSLTRANLQEHLGRIQQSLENTVIIITHDVDEAVLLSDRIIMMTNGPAATIGEIVEVNLPKPRNRLALQDNPEYIRCKEAVLAFLYQKYSKEEVE
- the ntrB gene encoding nitrate ABC transporter permease → MKKLSKRKGEELFLKLFLPLVFLGILLLVWSLLCKSVPSFPTPSGTFANFVEKLSDPFYINSENDKGIFWQLQNSLFRVFAGFSLAVIVGVPVGIMVGMSKYVYWMLNPFIQIFKPVSPLAWLPLALLVFKEINATAVLVLFITSIWPIIANTALGVKSVNEDYLNVAKVLSFNPLEKVFKIILPVAIPYIFTGMRLSLGIGWLVIVAAEMLTGGIGIGFWIWDEYNNLNYTSIVVGILIVGIVGFVLDLMMGWLANRFDYRTYGA